Proteins from a single region of Sediminitomix flava:
- a CDS encoding DUF4465 domain-containing protein has product MLNKKISLYLILALSLGIFSCNDDDDAFETLPPILSSDFQDLELETNTFFMDTAMTGNQSGNLFTSEFTTGEVTLTHTYENVGAPSKAQLNNFTYSNRTDFSENVNTDTTGFGYNVFEYSMVTPANTSEANNYGIAYVDPVENKLRITFDKTVRAWNVQVSNVGTAILAIENGDSNARAFEEGDFFDLVITGILNDEIVGERSIRLADYTEGIFEPYRQPLKSWENVDLSLLNEVDALEFSFVSSDSTAEGVINTPTYFAFDNLNIVQID; this is encoded by the coding sequence ATGCTTAATAAAAAAATTAGTCTTTATTTAATTTTGGCGCTAAGCCTTGGAATCTTCTCATGTAACGATGATGACGATGCCTTTGAAACTTTGCCGCCTATTTTATCTTCAGACTTCCAAGACCTAGAGTTAGAAACAAACACATTCTTCATGGATACTGCGATGACTGGCAATCAGAGCGGAAATCTATTTACTTCAGAATTTACGACTGGAGAAGTTACGCTAACACATACTTATGAAAATGTTGGAGCGCCTTCAAAAGCACAACTCAACAATTTCACTTATTCTAACCGTACAGATTTCAGCGAGAATGTAAACACTGATACTACTGGTTTTGGTTACAATGTTTTTGAATATAGCATGGTTACTCCAGCCAATACTTCAGAAGCAAATAATTATGGAATTGCATATGTTGATCCTGTTGAGAATAAACTAAGAATCACATTTGACAAAACGGTTAGAGCTTGGAATGTTCAAGTTTCTAATGTTGGGACTGCTATTCTTGCCATCGAAAATGGTGATAGCAACGCTCGAGCATTTGAAGAAGGTGATTTCTTTGATCTTGTAATTACAGGTATCTTGAATGATGAGATTGTAGGTGAAAGATCAATTAGACTTGCAGATTATACAGAAGGTATATTTGAGCCTTACAGACAACCATTAAAATCTTGGGAAAATGTAGACTTGAGTTTACTGAATGAAGTAGATGCTTTAGAGTTTAGTTTTGTTTCTTCTGATTCAACTGCTGAGGGCGTCATTAACACGCCTACTTACTTCGCTTTTGACAATTTGAATATCGTTCAAATCGACTAA